The genomic window GATAGAAATAGCGAAGGCGCCAGAATCCATACCAGCATACCAACCAACTGAAGTTACTAAAGAAGTTACAAATGCTGTATGAGCACTCGGCATATGTCCATGGGTGAAGGCATATTGGGGATTCCATCCATGTTTGAGTGAATAGACAATGAATTTTATAGCTTGTGTTATTGTTCCTACAGCAATGGGAATGAGAAATACAGCCCAAGAATCCAAAAGAGAGAAGAAATCCATAAAGAAAAAAAATTATTTTTTGATTATCTTTATAGTTTACAGTATTTGAAAAGTATTGTCATGAGGCAATAACTCATCTATACTTAAAAAGTAATGAGTAAAAAAAATATATGACAGGTATTATTGTTTTAGGTATCATTGGGCTTTTCGTTTTTTGGGCTGTTTTTTCTTATAATGGACTTATAGCATTTCGAAATCGTGTAGAAGAAGCATGGAGTGATATCGAGGTTCAAATGAAACGAAGATATGATCTTATACCCAATCTAGTTAATACAGTAAAAGGGTATGCAACTCATGAAAAAGAAACTTTTGAAAATGTAACTCAAGCCAGGTCTCAGGCTATGCAAGCATCTACTCCTGAAGAGCATGCTAAAGCGGAAAATTTTCTTTCAGATACCCTCAAAAGTTTATTTGCTGTTTCAGAAAATTATCCTGATCTTAAGGCAAATCAAAATTTTTTAGAGCTTCAAAAAGAGCTCGCGGATACTGAAAATAAAATTCAGGCATCAAGGAGATTTTATAATGGAAATGTGAGAGATTATAACACGAAGATTGAAACGGTTCCTACAAATATTATTGCGAATATGTTTTCTTTTACAAAACGAGAATTTTTTGATCTTGGGGATGAAGAGGAAGAAGCGAAAAAACCAGTTGAGGTAAAGTTTTAAGAAAATACCCAAAACAAAAAATAGTAACTCAATCTGAATAAAAAGAGGAGTTAATGAAGAGTGTATAAAGAAAAAATGATGAAAGCTATTTTTAGCAGAAATTAATTTTGATATTATTTTTTCTAGAAGTTTTAGTTTATGATCTTGTATTTCAAGTATGGCAACTCTTTATACTCAAGCAGATAAGAATGTTCGTCTTACGTGGATATATATCACAGGCTTTTTAGTTTTCGTAATCGGTGTTGGATATGTATTTTCTCAAGCGATGCAATCAAGTGGAATTTTATATTTTGCTGTTATTTTTTCTGTAGTGATGAGTTTCGGATCTTATTGGTGGAGCGACTCGATTGTTCTTTCTATGAGCGGAGCAAAAGAGGTGACAAGAGAAAATGCTCGTGAAATATATACTATTGTGGAAAACTTGTGTATAACCGCAGGCATTCCTATTCCAAAGATATATGTAATACAAGACAGTGCTCTCAATGCTTTCGCCACAGGAAGGAATCCGGATCATAGCGCTATAGCCTTTACTACAGGGATTCTTGAGCGTCTCGAAAAACTTGAGTTGGAAGGTGTTGTGGCTCATGAACTCTCTCATATAAAAAATAAAGACATACTTTTATCTACCGTTGTTGTTATTCTTGTTGGTTTTGTAACTCTTTTGGCTGATTTTTTCGGACGATGGGCTTTTTGGGGTGGAAATCGTCGAAATAGCGGAGGTCAAGATGGAAGAGTTCAGCTTATCTTTATGATTATAGCGATAGTTTTTTGGTTATTAGCCCCTCTTACGGCGATGTTATTGCAACTGGCCATTTCTCGAAAACGGGAGTTTCTTGCTGATGCAAGTGGAGCGCTTCTTACTCGTTATCCCGAAGGACTTGCAAGTGCTCTTGAAAAAATTTCTTCAGATCCTAAGCCTTTGGACAGAGCAAATCGAGCCACAGCACATCTTTTTATAGCGAATCCTTTTAAGGGGAGTAAAATATCAAAACTTTTTATGACGCATCCTCCAGTAGAAGACCGCATACAACAATTACGTGGAGGAAAAGATGTATAATAAATAGGAAAAGTTGTGCAAAGAGAGATCTAGCTTTTTTTGGTTTTTGTTAAGATTAAAAGAAGAATGAGTGTATATTCTTGGTAAAGTAAAGAAGAAATATAATTTTATTAGTTAAAATTGTAACTACTAATTAATAAAATTTTTTCAAAATATTCTGACAATCTTCAACTTTTTTCTTAATGCATCTTAGAAATTATAGAATGTCTACCGTAAAACAAAGGTGTAAATAAATTCCAAATAATTACAAAAACAAACAACGTTACAAAAACATAGTAACTTGATATAATGGAATGAGGATTCCATTGGAGGAAAGGGCTTTATGCTAATAATAAAAATCACTTTATGAAAGTTCAAGATATAATGACAAGAGAAGTAGTCTCTATTTCTTCAGATACTTCAGTTTCAGAAGTAGCTACTATAATGTCTAAGAATCGATTTCATGGAGTGCCTGTACTTGAAGAAGGAAGGCTTATCGGAATTATAACGGAAACAGATTTTTATGTGCGTGGAACTAATATTTTTCTCCCCTCTTTTATAACTTTTTTACAAGATATCGATACGGTTGGCCCCATGCATTCGAAAAAGAAGGGCTTCCTTAAACGTGTTATACAAGCAAAGGCAAAAGATATCATGACTTCACAATGTATTACTGTAGATGAAACGATGAGTCTTTCAGATCTTCTTTCCTTTTTTCAAGAAACAAATTATCACACACTTCCTGTTGTAGATAAAGATAAAAAGATGATTGGTATTGTTACACGAACGGATTTACTAAAACTTATCAGTATTCAAAAAGACGAGATTGTATGAGTAAGTTCAATGCATTTTTAAATAAAGTGTCACAAGGACGTCTTTCTAAAAATAAAGAATTTTCTCCTGAAAGAACTATCGATCGAGATGCTATGGAAATATATTCGTGGTGGAAACATACCTACGTTTATATTCGAAAAAATAAAATACGCGCTTGGCAAGTAGTTTTTCTTTTGGCTTTTATCGCGGGAATTATCGTTACAACTTTATGGCTTATAACGATACGAATTGAAAATAAATCCGATGCTACTGACGGGGGAAAAGAAATTTCAATGGATATCATTAAGTATAAAGGATGTATCGCTGACGGTGTCTTATCTGGATATGGAGATGATACAGATAATTCCATTCTTTTGCTTGAGAGATC from Candidatus Moraniibacteriota bacterium includes these protein-coding regions:
- a CDS encoding divergent PAP2 family protein, producing MDFFSLLDSWAVFLIPIAVGTITQAIKFIVYSLKHGWNPQYAFTHGHMPSAHTAFVTSLVTSVGWYAGMDSGAFAISIILAVIVIDDAVRLRMYMGDQGRYLNMLIRQLDIDEEHFPRLKERIGHRISEVIIGGIFGSLLAFFFIFLLA
- a CDS encoding LemA family protein; this translates as MTGIIVLGIIGLFVFWAVFSYNGLIAFRNRVEEAWSDIEVQMKRRYDLIPNLVNTVKGYATHEKETFENVTQARSQAMQASTPEEHAKAENFLSDTLKSLFAVSENYPDLKANQNFLELQKELADTENKIQASRRFYNGNVRDYNTKIETVPTNIIANMFSFTKREFFDLGDEEEEAKKPVEVKF
- a CDS encoding M48 family metallopeptidase: MATLYTQADKNVRLTWIYITGFLVFVIGVGYVFSQAMQSSGILYFAVIFSVVMSFGSYWWSDSIVLSMSGAKEVTRENAREIYTIVENLCITAGIPIPKIYVIQDSALNAFATGRNPDHSAIAFTTGILERLEKLELEGVVAHELSHIKNKDILLSTVVVILVGFVTLLADFFGRWAFWGGNRRNSGGQDGRVQLIFMIIAIVFWLLAPLTAMLLQLAISRKREFLADASGALLTRYPEGLASALEKISSDPKPLDRANRATAHLFIANPFKGSKISKLFMTHPPVEDRIQQLRGGKDV
- a CDS encoding CBS domain-containing protein — encoded protein: MKVQDIMTREVVSISSDTSVSEVATIMSKNRFHGVPVLEEGRLIGIITETDFYVRGTNIFLPSFITFLQDIDTVGPMHSKKKGFLKRVIQAKAKDIMTSQCITVDETMSLSDLLSFFQETNYHTLPVVDKDKKMIGIVTRTDLLKLISIQKDEIV